The proteins below come from a single Rhodohalobacter sp. SW132 genomic window:
- a CDS encoding tetratricopeptide repeat protein has product MKILLKKLLLIISATLLLISLMHVSTTAQDHHNMHDDHPVPEGQSIGEINFQVNCAEDVRDDVDHAIGMLHHMMYMTAREEFEEIIGADPNCAMAYWGAATTLFQPIWGTRPSEEDLNRGWEMINRAMEEVNSDREELLVKSTYQFFKEPETADFRTRIDRWTEGVEEAYRAHPDDLDIAAFYGLSLMTQAQFTDERDALFDEAERILRDVYNREQAHPGAIHYSIHATDVDGRAENALDIVEAYAEIAPQVPHALHMPSHIYVRLGDWPQVISWNQQSADAALNFPVNGAESHHYIHAIDYMVYAYLQSGNDEKAEQVYREALTRDQHQQTFVSAFHFSAIPARLAVEQRDWERAVNLEPRTPDYLPWDASPWAEGLTWYAKGMGAIHTGDLELAKEAEQRLAELRDVAMERGDDNMVVYIDTERHVLAGRIALEEGDEDKAIELTQKATELEASVEKHPVTPGALQPPREALGDLYMAIDQPRNAMEAYEESNEIWPGRMNTLMGAALAARMIGEEQMARSYFEKLMKSNLPDDFEPELTRTAHRDF; this is encoded by the coding sequence ATGAAAATACTTCTAAAAAAATTACTTCTGATCATTTCAGCTACGCTATTGCTAATCAGCCTGATGCACGTATCCACAACGGCTCAGGATCATCACAATATGCACGACGATCACCCGGTCCCTGAAGGGCAGTCCATTGGCGAGATCAATTTTCAGGTAAACTGCGCAGAGGATGTGCGCGATGATGTAGATCACGCGATTGGGATGCTGCATCATATGATGTATATGACAGCCCGGGAAGAATTCGAAGAGATCATCGGCGCAGATCCCAATTGTGCAATGGCCTACTGGGGTGCTGCTACAACACTTTTCCAGCCAATCTGGGGAACCCGGCCCAGTGAAGAGGATTTGAACCGGGGTTGGGAGATGATCAACCGGGCGATGGAAGAGGTAAATTCCGACAGGGAAGAGCTCTTGGTAAAATCTACCTACCAATTCTTCAAAGAACCTGAAACCGCGGACTTCCGAACCCGAATCGACCGGTGGACAGAAGGAGTTGAAGAGGCGTATCGTGCCCATCCCGATGACCTGGATATAGCCGCCTTCTATGGCCTCTCACTCATGACCCAGGCACAGTTTACCGATGAAAGAGATGCGCTTTTCGACGAAGCGGAACGAATTCTTCGTGATGTTTACAACCGCGAACAAGCCCATCCCGGTGCCATCCACTACAGCATTCACGCTACGGATGTAGATGGCCGTGCAGAGAATGCGCTCGATATCGTAGAAGCGTATGCCGAAATCGCGCCACAGGTTCCTCATGCGCTCCATATGCCGTCGCATATCTATGTCCGCCTGGGCGACTGGCCTCAGGTGATCAGTTGGAACCAGCAATCAGCCGATGCTGCTCTCAACTTCCCGGTAAACGGAGCAGAATCACACCACTACATTCACGCCATTGATTACATGGTATACGCTTATCTTCAAAGCGGTAATGATGAGAAGGCTGAGCAAGTTTACAGGGAAGCATTGACCCGGGATCAACATCAGCAAACGTTTGTCAGTGCTTTTCACTTTTCAGCTATTCCGGCACGCCTTGCCGTGGAACAGCGCGACTGGGAGCGGGCTGTTAACCTTGAACCGAGAACGCCTGATTATTTACCCTGGGATGCATCTCCCTGGGCAGAAGGATTAACCTGGTATGCCAAAGGAATGGGAGCCATTCACACCGGTGATCTTGAACTCGCAAAAGAAGCCGAACAACGCCTCGCCGAACTTCGGGATGTCGCTATGGAGAGAGGCGATGATAATATGGTCGTCTATATTGATACGGAACGCCACGTGCTGGCTGGCAGAATTGCGCTGGAGGAAGGAGATGAAGATAAAGCGATTGAGCTGACTCAAAAAGCAACAGAGCTGGAAGCTTCTGTAGAAAAACACCCCGTAACACCGGGTGCCCTGCAGCCACCGCGTGAAGCTTTAGGTGATCTTTACATGGCGATTGATCAGCCCAGAAATGCGATGGAAGCGTATGAGGAATCGAATGAAATCTGGCCGGGCCGAATGAATACGCTTATGGGCGCTGCTCTTGCGGCCAGAATGATCGGTGAGGAGCAAATGGCAAGGTCCTATTTTGAAAAATTGATGAAGAGTAATCTTCCTGATGACTTTGAACCGGAATTAACAAGAACGGCTCACAGAGATTTTTGA
- a CDS encoding nickel-binding protein, with translation MPKFVIERDLPGIHALNERDKKAAALNSYRAAKEIGPEIHWIHSYISKDKSHCVYVADNIDLVRKHADHADAPITNIFEIDYVLEITSSEGA, from the coding sequence ATGCCAAAATTTGTAATTGAAAGAGATCTTCCCGGAATTCACGCCCTGAATGAGAGGGATAAAAAAGCCGCTGCCCTCAACTCATACAGGGCAGCAAAAGAAATCGGCCCTGAAATTCACTGGATTCACTCCTACATCAGTAAAGATAAATCACACTGTGTGTATGTCGCGGATAATATCGACTTAGTAAGAAAGCATGCGGACCACGCCGATGCACCGATAACCAATATTTTTGAAATCGATTACGTGCTGGAAATCACCAGCTCTGAAGGTGCCTAA
- a CDS encoding sigma-70 family RNA polymerase sigma factor — MGNPRITKLLQAHKSGKEEALDQLIPLVYSEMQKMAKGRMRGEDPDHTFSATALVHEAYLKLINFNRIDWQNRNHFYAIASQVMRNILVDYAVKQNAQKRGGNRYRVTLGQEHVKHEVNLEEIISVDQALKKLENIDERQARVVECRFFGGLTIEETAKTLGISEPTVSRDWKAARAWLNRELGEEG; from the coding sequence ATGGGTAATCCCCGTATTACGAAATTACTTCAAGCTCATAAATCGGGTAAGGAGGAGGCTTTGGATCAGTTAATCCCTCTCGTGTACAGCGAAATGCAGAAGATGGCAAAGGGGCGAATGAGAGGTGAAGACCCAGACCATACGTTTAGCGCAACAGCTCTTGTTCACGAAGCTTATCTGAAGTTAATCAATTTCAACCGGATCGACTGGCAGAACCGGAACCACTTTTACGCCATCGCCTCCCAGGTGATGAGGAATATTCTCGTAGATTATGCTGTAAAACAAAATGCCCAAAAACGTGGCGGCAACCGATACAGGGTAACACTCGGCCAAGAACATGTGAAACATGAAGTTAACCTGGAGGAGATTATTTCGGTTGACCAGGCACTGAAAAAGCTGGAAAATATTGATGAACGACAGGCCCGGGTTGTGGAGTGCCGTTTCTTTGGGGGATTGACGATTGAGGAGACCGCAAAAACACTGGGGATCTCGGAGCCAACCGTCAGCCGTGACTGGAAAGCCGCCCGGGCATGGCTGAACAGGGAGCTCGGGGAGGAGGGCTAA
- a CDS encoding four helix bundle protein, protein MDIFMAKFRFEDLEIWELAIEIADRLFDIADDLERRRLYRFAGQLRGAGMSMSNNIAEGSGSRSNKVFIQYLEYARNSTFENANILILMNRRGLVSDSHKEVISEELDKLCRKITNFQKSLKR, encoded by the coding sequence ATGGATATTTTTATGGCAAAGTTCAGATTTGAAGATTTAGAAATTTGGGAATTGGCAATTGAAATCGCTGATCGACTTTTTGATATAGCAGATGATCTTGAACGGAGAAGGCTATATCGATTTGCGGGTCAGTTAAGAGGAGCTGGTATGAGTATGTCAAACAATATTGCTGAGGGTTCGGGCTCAAGGTCGAATAAAGTATTTATTCAATATCTGGAATACGCAAGGAATTCAACTTTTGAAAATGCAAACATACTGATATTAATGAATCGAAGAGGATTAGTTTCTGATTCTCATAAAGAAGTGATCTCAGAGGAACTGGATAAACTCTGCAGGAAGATAACAAACTTTCAAAAATCATTAAAACGCTAA
- a CDS encoding serine/threonine-protein kinase, translating to MNNWEKIKEIFSNALQLKGDERESYMQQACGSDEDLYREVRSLIEADQQASILDRPLDRFTREIFDSTREPGEIIGRYKILKELGEGGMGSVYLAERADGQFEQNVAIKILKSGFHTEDQLKRFIAERQILATLNHEHIARLYDGGVTDNGQPWFAMELIEGSPIDEYCRKHQPNLKERLSLFMEVCDAVQYAHRKLIVHGDIKPSNILVTDSGQVKLVDFGISKILKSGEDLGDDNEKSVSQFIPVTPAYASPEQLQGGQITTSSDIYQLGLVLYELITGRGPFQLDELTHQEIKQVICNTSPPAAGDILSENEKRDELEKWPVKARDVRGDLDAILMKAIDPEPDQRYHSAEQIVADIQRHFQKQPVIARDQTWTYQLNRFFARHKTGTASIAAVLTLLVVYAISVTSHSKQTEEALEQARLEAEKSEQIANFMMGMFEAGDPYENLGDTVTARVLLDRGIQYAEELDSQPTVQARMFNVVGRVHRELGEYEKAYPLLKKSLLLKKEHQPSEEIAIADSYYRLGTVMHHMGEYRESNEYFENALDIYGKHPKHESAEYASSLFAHANVRNVHRDPETALKLHKQAYEMRRKLFGEYHADVAASSRSLGFTYHLLEQPDTADHFLKESYDIYHEIYDPHHPSIAELLTVYARVVERNGDSQRAIEMLKDAVEIRSRAFGEFHTKTGTSQKALADLYRNNGNFETAEEIYLDLLWAIENRLGGNNPLYRPVVQALGKLYLETDRFEEAEPRLRQTVNLLESVLNESHPRVLSARRDLAGCLIELFRLDEANELLAENLNVLTRQEDDQYLDEKVETLRKLVKLHQSWDRFEDASEYEDQLEQVALAARN from the coding sequence ATGAATAATTGGGAAAAAATAAAAGAGATTTTTTCCAACGCCCTTCAATTAAAGGGCGACGAGAGAGAATCGTATATGCAGCAGGCTTGCGGCAGCGACGAAGACCTATACCGGGAAGTACGCTCGTTAATTGAGGCTGATCAACAGGCAAGCATCCTCGACCGGCCGTTGGATCGGTTCACCAGAGAAATTTTTGACAGCACTCGTGAACCGGGTGAGATTATCGGGAGATACAAAATTTTGAAAGAGCTTGGTGAGGGAGGGATGGGTAGTGTATACCTTGCAGAGCGGGCAGATGGACAGTTTGAGCAGAACGTAGCGATTAAAATTTTAAAATCGGGTTTTCATACCGAAGATCAGCTGAAGCGTTTTATCGCAGAACGTCAAATTCTGGCAACCCTGAATCACGAACATATTGCCAGGCTTTATGATGGTGGGGTTACAGATAATGGGCAGCCCTGGTTTGCTATGGAACTGATCGAGGGAAGTCCAATCGATGAATATTGCAGGAAACATCAGCCAAACCTGAAAGAGAGACTTTCACTTTTTATGGAAGTGTGTGATGCTGTTCAGTATGCACACAGAAAGCTTATTGTCCATGGTGATATCAAACCGTCGAATATCCTGGTAACAGACAGCGGTCAGGTGAAACTGGTCGATTTTGGTATATCAAAAATACTGAAATCGGGTGAGGATCTGGGTGATGACAACGAAAAAAGCGTATCGCAGTTCATACCGGTTACACCTGCATATGCCAGCCCGGAACAACTGCAGGGCGGACAGATCACTACATCTTCTGATATATATCAACTCGGGCTGGTTTTGTATGAATTAATTACAGGAAGAGGCCCTTTTCAGCTTGATGAACTAACTCATCAAGAGATAAAGCAGGTGATTTGTAACACCTCCCCACCTGCTGCGGGTGACATTCTGAGCGAGAATGAAAAAAGAGATGAACTTGAAAAATGGCCTGTCAAAGCCAGAGACGTTCGCGGTGATCTGGATGCCATTTTAATGAAAGCGATTGATCCCGAACCAGATCAACGGTATCACTCGGCTGAACAGATTGTGGCTGACATTCAGCGCCACTTTCAGAAACAACCGGTCATTGCACGTGATCAAACCTGGACGTATCAATTAAACCGATTTTTTGCCCGACATAAAACTGGTACAGCATCAATTGCAGCTGTGTTAACACTTTTAGTTGTATATGCAATTTCTGTTACTTCGCATTCTAAACAGACAGAAGAAGCACTCGAGCAAGCACGTTTAGAAGCGGAAAAATCAGAACAGATTGCCAATTTCATGATGGGTATGTTCGAAGCCGGTGATCCTTATGAAAATCTTGGGGATACCGTAACTGCCCGTGTATTGCTTGATCGGGGCATACAATATGCTGAAGAACTTGATAGTCAGCCGACTGTACAGGCCAGGATGTTCAATGTGGTTGGGCGTGTTCACCGAGAGCTTGGGGAGTATGAAAAAGCTTACCCTTTATTGAAAAAATCGTTACTACTTAAGAAAGAGCATCAGCCGTCAGAAGAAATTGCAATTGCCGATAGTTACTACAGGCTGGGTACTGTGATGCACCATATGGGAGAGTACAGAGAGTCGAACGAATACTTTGAGAACGCGCTGGATATTTATGGGAAGCATCCGAAGCACGAATCAGCAGAGTACGCCAGCTCACTATTTGCACATGCAAATGTTCGGAATGTCCACCGCGATCCGGAGACAGCTCTTAAACTGCACAAACAGGCTTATGAGATGAGAAGAAAGCTTTTTGGCGAATATCACGCAGATGTAGCGGCAAGCAGCCGGTCACTCGGCTTCACCTACCATCTGTTGGAGCAACCGGATACGGCAGACCACTTCCTGAAGGAATCATATGATATCTATCATGAAATATACGATCCACATCATCCTTCAATAGCGGAACTGTTAACCGTATATGCCCGTGTGGTTGAGCGGAACGGAGATTCACAGCGGGCGATTGAAATGCTGAAGGATGCCGTTGAAATCCGTAGCCGGGCATTTGGAGAGTTTCATACCAAGACCGGTACGAGTCAGAAAGCTCTTGCGGATCTTTACAGAAACAACGGAAATTTTGAAACTGCTGAGGAGATTTACCTTGACCTTCTGTGGGCGATCGAAAACAGGCTGGGTGGAAATAATCCGCTGTATCGTCCGGTGGTGCAGGCGCTCGGAAAATTGTACCTGGAAACGGATCGCTTTGAGGAGGCAGAGCCGAGACTTCGTCAGACGGTGAATTTGCTTGAATCGGTGCTGAATGAATCACACCCACGGGTACTATCCGCACGGCGTGACCTTGCAGGCTGTCTGATTGAACTGTTTCGGCTGGATGAAGCGAATGAACTTCTCGCTGAAAACCTCAATGTACTTACCCGGCAGGAAGATGATCAGTACCTGGACGAGAAGGTGGAAACGCTGCGGAAACTTGTGAAGCTGCATCAATCGTGGGACCGGTTTGAAGATGCATCCGAATATGAAGATCAACTGGAACAGGTCGCATTGGCAGCCCGCAATTAA
- a CDS encoding DUF1326 domain-containing protein has translation MYRTIITASLVILLFGTAFLIYQPDEAHPEVHQTEWSLNATAIEACTCPMFCQCYFNMEPASHSHSHDEEEEHYCKFNIAWQVNEGHHGDTDLSGATYWVAGDLGEGWEDGTMDWAVIHFDPSVTDEQRAGIAAVLEHLVPVEWRSFEIKEDKPITWTADNSRATALLDGGNSAEMRLIHPPTAMNDEPAVLTNIIYWGAPRHDGFVMMPNEVQGYHEGENSFESSGTNGFMITVDINSDDV, from the coding sequence ATGTACAGAACCATAATTACAGCATCTCTCGTTATACTTCTGTTTGGAACAGCATTTCTGATTTACCAGCCCGATGAAGCTCATCCGGAAGTTCATCAAACAGAATGGTCGCTAAACGCCACTGCAATCGAAGCCTGCACCTGCCCGATGTTTTGTCAATGCTACTTTAATATGGAACCCGCTTCTCACAGCCACTCACATGATGAGGAAGAGGAGCACTACTGCAAATTTAACATCGCCTGGCAGGTAAATGAGGGACATCATGGTGACACCGACCTTTCCGGTGCTACATACTGGGTTGCCGGTGATCTCGGGGAAGGATGGGAAGATGGCACGATGGACTGGGCCGTTATCCATTTTGATCCCTCGGTTACGGATGAACAGCGTGCCGGAATTGCTGCCGTACTTGAGCACCTTGTCCCGGTTGAATGGCGTTCTTTCGAAATAAAAGAAGACAAACCGATTACATGGACTGCTGATAATTCCCGCGCAACCGCACTTTTGGATGGCGGAAACTCTGCTGAGATGCGGCTGATTCATCCGCCTACCGCAATGAACGATGAGCCCGCAGTTCTCACGAATATTATCTACTGGGGAGCACCACGCCACGATGGATTCGTAATGATGCCGAATGAAGTTCAGGGCTATCATGAAGGTGAAAACAGCTTTGAATCATCCGGAACCAACGGGTTTATGATTACCGTGGATATCAACTCTGATGATGTGTAA
- a CDS encoding gamma-glutamyl-gamma-aminobutyrate hydrolase family protein yields MIRKRPVIGVTGPDEGGTGAWLFTALSIRLAGGKPQRITVKNPAEITEIDGLIIGGGADVEPLRYGQERVEKAKLAKDGRTIFEWVLSILFFPIYWLARYFQHTKSAPIDTDRDKLELTLLHDALAENKPVLGICRGMQLMNVHFQGNLHQDISGYYEETPQVSSIFPKKRIQIEKGSKLHEVLNTTVCNVNALHNQAIDTPGEGVKLVARELHTEINQALEHPGYNYVIGVQWHPEYLIQVRRQRRLFKELVKCACDYDK; encoded by the coding sequence ATGATTCGTAAACGACCTGTAATTGGAGTTACCGGCCCGGATGAAGGCGGGACCGGTGCATGGTTATTTACAGCGCTTTCTATTCGTCTTGCTGGTGGAAAACCGCAGCGAATTACCGTGAAAAATCCTGCAGAGATCACCGAAATTGACGGCCTTATTATCGGCGGAGGGGCGGATGTTGAGCCACTCCGTTATGGCCAGGAGAGAGTTGAAAAAGCGAAGCTGGCGAAAGACGGCCGCACCATTTTTGAGTGGGTGTTGTCTATCCTGTTTTTCCCAATCTACTGGCTGGCCCGTTATTTTCAGCATACGAAATCTGCACCAATCGACACAGATCGTGATAAACTGGAACTTACACTGCTGCACGATGCCCTGGCTGAGAATAAACCGGTACTTGGCATCTGCCGCGGAATGCAGCTTATGAATGTCCACTTCCAGGGAAATCTTCACCAGGACATCAGCGGGTATTACGAGGAAACCCCGCAAGTCTCATCTATCTTCCCGAAAAAAAGAATCCAGATCGAAAAAGGATCAAAATTGCATGAGGTTCTGAATACTACGGTCTGTAATGTGAATGCACTGCACAACCAGGCGATCGACACTCCCGGCGAAGGAGTGAAGCTTGTTGCCCGTGAGCTGCATACCGAGATAAACCAGGCATTAGAGCATCCCGGATACAATTATGTGATCGGCGTACAGTGGCATCCTGAGTATCTGATCCAGGTGAGGAGGCAGAGGCGGCTTTTTAAAGAACTGGTGAAATGCGCGTGTGACTATGATAAATAA
- a CDS encoding amidoligase family protein has product MAKQAFNQPPVTTNPAGDERSAGYEFEFTGVEMSDAAGVIQDLYGGTIQRVSTYKHLVVDTTLGLFQLELDAQLLRDKKYESYLDTIGIHIKSFKNLATIEERLKQMASSVVPFEIITPPVRLSEMEQLNRLLDELRIWKAKGTGSSVFYAFGLHINPEIPDDSPKSLLNHLRAYVLLDPWIRKDANINISRRLTPYINEYKEEYLNLILNESYTPDLRGLIRDYFRFENSRNRPLDMLPVFMHLDPDYTSKLLDDTLTSSRPTYHYRLPNCSIEKPGWTLADEWNRWVLVEKLAHDERVLSQYCSAWFKIKKGTLIRFEQKWIQFMDRWVKNDS; this is encoded by the coding sequence ATGGCCAAACAGGCATTTAACCAACCTCCTGTTACAACAAATCCTGCCGGAGATGAACGATCGGCAGGGTATGAATTTGAGTTTACAGGTGTGGAGATGTCGGATGCTGCCGGTGTGATCCAGGATTTGTACGGCGGAACGATCCAGCGGGTGAGCACCTATAAGCATTTGGTGGTGGATACCACTTTAGGACTGTTCCAGCTGGAACTGGATGCGCAGTTACTTCGGGATAAAAAGTATGAATCGTACCTGGACACGATCGGCATTCATATCAAATCATTTAAAAATCTTGCTACAATTGAAGAACGCCTTAAGCAGATGGCTTCTTCAGTCGTCCCCTTCGAAATTATCACTCCTCCCGTGCGGCTGTCAGAAATGGAACAGCTCAACCGGCTGCTTGATGAACTACGTATATGGAAGGCGAAGGGTACAGGCAGTTCTGTTTTTTATGCATTTGGCCTGCACATCAACCCTGAAATTCCAGACGATTCACCCAAAAGCCTTCTGAATCATCTACGTGCATATGTATTGCTGGACCCCTGGATTCGTAAAGATGCCAACATCAATATCAGCCGGCGCCTTACTCCCTATATCAATGAGTATAAAGAGGAATACCTGAATCTGATTTTAAATGAAAGTTACACTCCGGACCTCCGGGGATTGATCCGTGATTACTTTCGGTTTGAAAACTCCAGGAATCGTCCGCTCGATATGCTGCCGGTTTTTATGCACCTCGACCCCGATTACACATCCAAACTGCTCGATGATACTCTGACCAGCAGTCGTCCCACCTATCACTACAGGCTCCCGAACTGCTCTATCGAAAAACCGGGATGGACACTCGCCGATGAATGGAACCGCTGGGTACTGGTTGAAAAGCTTGCTCATGATGAGAGGGTGCTCTCCCAGTACTGCAGCGCATGGTTTAAAATCAAGAAAGGTACACTGATACGATTTGAACAGAAATGGATTCAATTTATGGACAGATGGGTAAAAAATGATTCGTAA
- the dgcA gene encoding N-acetyl-D-Glu racemase DgcA, protein MANFQVNVWTDSFPLAEVFTIARGSRTHAEVLTAEITADGIIGRGECVPYSRYDETLQSVTEQIQSLPSMFTRTDLQDLLPAGAARNVVDCALWDLEAKSKNLRVWQLAGLEKPIPQITAFTLSLDTPERMQAAAKKHSFRPLLKIKLGTPDDMPRLEAVRKGAPKSDIIVDANEGWTADVYKELAPHLLRLGVKMVEQPLPASDDALLEEIERPLPVCADESCHDRQSLPALKDRYDMVNIKLDKTGGLTEALALRDAAIKEGYSIMVGCMVGSSLAMAPALLVAQGVEIVDLDGPLLLAEDRDHPLHFDENGIHPFSPELWG, encoded by the coding sequence ATGGCAAACTTTCAGGTTAACGTATGGACAGATTCTTTTCCGCTCGCTGAAGTTTTTACCATTGCACGCGGTTCCAGAACGCATGCCGAAGTATTAACCGCAGAAATCACAGCAGATGGCATCATCGGGAGGGGTGAGTGCGTTCCATATTCCCGTTATGATGAAACACTGCAGAGCGTTACCGAACAGATTCAATCTCTGCCGTCAATGTTTACACGCACTGATCTCCAGGATCTGTTGCCGGCCGGAGCTGCACGGAATGTGGTTGATTGCGCTCTATGGGACCTCGAAGCAAAATCCAAAAATTTAAGGGTATGGCAGCTTGCCGGCCTTGAAAAACCAATTCCGCAAATTACCGCTTTCACGCTATCGCTCGACACTCCCGAACGAATGCAGGCGGCGGCCAAAAAACATTCGTTTCGCCCGCTGTTAAAAATTAAACTGGGAACGCCGGATGATATGCCCCGCCTCGAAGCCGTAAGAAAGGGCGCACCAAAATCTGATATAATTGTAGATGCAAATGAGGGCTGGACTGCTGATGTCTACAAAGAGCTGGCACCCCACCTGCTCCGTCTCGGGGTAAAAATGGTGGAACAACCGCTGCCCGCCAGTGATGACGCACTTCTTGAAGAGATCGAACGACCTCTGCCGGTTTGTGCAGATGAATCGTGCCACGATCGTCAAAGTCTTCCGGCACTAAAAGACCGCTACGACATGGTCAACATCAAACTTGATAAAACGGGCGGTCTGACCGAAGCTCTCGCCCTGCGTGATGCCGCCATAAAGGAAGGATATTCAATAATGGTGGGCTGCATGGTTGGGAGTTCACTTGCCATGGCGCCGGCGCTCCTTGTTGCACAAGGAGTTGAAATCGTGGATCTCGACGGGCCGCTCCTGCTGGCTGAAGACCGCGATCACCCGCTTCATTTTGATGAGAACGGAATTCACCCCTTCTCGCCTGAACTCTGGGGATAA
- the dgcN gene encoding N-acetyltransferase DgcN: MIKTPYLLFLGDAHDQLAVKVAKGVRDWRPEYAIGQLRLPGCKGDLGLPDMTLDEAKEAGAETMIIGVANRGGLISESWKEIMLEALDKGFDLASGLHKLLRNDPVLAEKAGKLNRQLIDVRVPQHEYPIATGEKRSGKRCLAVGTDCSVGKMYTALAMEREMKKREMNVDFRATGQTGILITGEGVPLDAVAADFMAGSIEWLTPDNDDDHWDLIEGQGSLFHVSFSGVTLALIHGGQPDALVLCHEPTREHMRGIPGYKLPSLEALRDLSLEMAKIVNGNCKVTGISINTAALSDEEANEYLAEVESRMGLPTVDPYRHGAGRLVDALEEI, translated from the coding sequence ATGATTAAAACCCCATATTTACTTTTTTTAGGGGATGCCCACGACCAGCTTGCTGTAAAAGTTGCCAAAGGCGTCCGTGACTGGCGACCCGAATATGCAATTGGCCAGCTGAGGCTACCCGGCTGTAAAGGCGATCTCGGCCTTCCCGATATGACGCTGGATGAAGCGAAAGAGGCCGGAGCTGAAACGATGATCATCGGGGTGGCAAATCGCGGAGGTTTGATCTCCGAATCATGGAAAGAGATCATGCTGGAAGCTCTTGATAAAGGATTTGATCTCGCGTCCGGACTGCATAAACTGCTCCGTAATGATCCGGTTCTGGCAGAAAAAGCGGGTAAACTCAACCGACAGCTGATTGATGTACGCGTGCCTCAGCACGAATACCCGATCGCCACCGGTGAAAAGCGAAGCGGAAAACGGTGTCTCGCCGTGGGTACTGACTGCTCTGTTGGGAAAATGTATACCGCACTTGCGATGGAGCGAGAGATGAAAAAACGCGAGATGAATGTAGATTTCCGTGCCACCGGACAAACCGGAATTTTGATCACCGGAGAAGGCGTGCCGCTGGATGCAGTTGCAGCCGATTTTATGGCCGGTTCGATTGAATGGCTCACGCCCGACAACGATGACGATCACTGGGACCTTATTGAAGGACAGGGTTCACTATTCCATGTATCCTTTTCCGGGGTAACACTCGCACTTATTCACGGGGGGCAGCCGGACGCTCTCGTTTTATGTCATGAACCGACCCGTGAGCATATGCGCGGAATTCCCGGTTACAAGCTTCCCTCACTCGAAGCCCTGCGGGACCTCTCACTGGAGATGGCTAAAATTGTGAACGGTAACTGCAAAGTTACAGGCATCTCGATTAACACAGCCGCTCTTTCTGATGAGGAGGCGAATGAATACCTGGCAGAAGTTGAATCCCGGATGGGACTTCCCACTGTTGATCCATACCGCCACGGTGCCGGGCGTCTTGTAGATGCACTTGAGGAGATTTAA